A single region of the Thermococcus paralvinellae genome encodes:
- a CDS encoding biotin--[acetyl-CoA-carboxylase] ligase codes for MPRKVLKDSRIKRELLKTLREGDVVSGDEIGETLSISRVAVWKHVRELIELGYEIESTPKGYKLLKEPNKPYPWELDVKAYYYLSVNSTMNVAKELAEKGEEEWTFIIAEEQTAGRGRLKRSWVSQKGGLYFSVILRPKIKLTEIEKILIPSSLAVARTIQEYGLTPQVSQAGDVFINGKKVSGLLVEAEGELDMVDFLILGIGVNVNNEVPGEFNATSLKRELGKEINLLEFSRKLFANLRRELKEHDL; via the coding sequence ATAGCAGAATAAAAAGAGAGCTCTTAAAGACTCTTCGCGAAGGTGACGTTGTCTCAGGCGATGAAATAGGGGAAACGCTCAGCATCTCACGAGTTGCTGTGTGGAAGCACGTGAGAGAACTTATTGAGCTTGGCTATGAGATAGAATCGACACCAAAGGGATATAAACTTCTGAAAGAGCCTAATAAACCATATCCCTGGGAGCTAGATGTCAAAGCCTACTATTACTTAAGCGTTAATTCAACCATGAACGTTGCCAAAGAGCTCGCTGAAAAAGGAGAAGAGGAGTGGACCTTTATAATTGCAGAAGAACAAACTGCCGGAAGAGGGAGACTAAAAAGGTCATGGGTATCTCAAAAAGGGGGCTTATACTTCTCTGTAATCTTAAGACCAAAGATTAAGCTCACAGAGATTGAGAAGATTTTAATACCATCATCCCTCGCAGTTGCCAGGACTATTCAAGAATATGGATTAACTCCTCAAGTTAGTCAAGCCGGGGATGTTTTTATCAATGGAAAAAAGGTTTCTGGGTTATTGGTCGAAGCTGAAGGGGAACTTGATATGGTTGATTTTCTCATACTTGGGATAGGTGTGAATGTTAATAATGAAGTCCCAGGGGAGTTTAATGCAACTTCTTTAAAAAGAGAACTTGGAAAAGAAATTAATCTTCTTGAATTTTCGCGGAAATTATTTGCTAATCTTAGAAGAGAGCTGAAAGAACATGATCTCTGA
- a CDS encoding nuclear transport factor 2-like protein gives MKKIVSLAIIFLFLASSIGFVSFSEVSAQSKIRILWFAAYTREGGFTGGITASRLLPNSSILAQYPNFEVTIVTDASNLPSDWYEYDILLIADTGFPENLTEFKGKLLITLDSAIAPFFYWFTGSNQYRVLWDYTSRSPQKWISPYTDIEVVTSGDSVIYKEKIEEISWLKTRFDVAYAVLVENESKITVALFEVNKSNIKFYWLHMGPYDAWHSETPNRQTFLSMELSEIVLKLSAKKKVEYFDYAMMNYIWYMLYNKYTEKFDEMYESVAQYNITNATMPQVREYKSLAEYHYQKGWQYGHPIRGRIQALPHMRRAYINVKKAYVLLDYSLRGLKHWQALEDNDLAALMQQNAENSTLYWIGGPLNGTYNGVSEIEATWSKFFAGTNVIDVGIYNITLAKSEEGMTGIKAIVIVTTQEGKQIPLRYEIYFKGDEIIEEWWTIDLSVLKTISG, from the coding sequence ATGAAAAAAATAGTAAGTTTAGCGATTATATTTTTATTTCTAGCGAGCAGCATCGGATTTGTTAGTTTTTCGGAAGTTTCTGCCCAGAGCAAAATAAGAATCCTCTGGTTTGCTGCATACACTAGAGAAGGAGGGTTTACAGGAGGAATAACAGCAAGTAGGCTACTTCCGAACTCTTCGATATTAGCTCAGTATCCTAATTTTGAAGTAACCATTGTAACAGATGCTAGCAATCTTCCAAGTGACTGGTATGAATATGATATCTTGCTTATTGCAGATACTGGATTTCCAGAGAACTTAACTGAATTTAAAGGCAAACTTTTAATAACCCTAGATTCAGCTATTGCACCGTTCTTTTATTGGTTTACCGGAAGTAATCAATATAGAGTACTATGGGACTATACATCACGCTCCCCTCAGAAATGGATTTCTCCGTATACTGACATTGAAGTTGTCACATCAGGTGATTCAGTTATATATAAGGAGAAAATTGAAGAAATTAGTTGGCTTAAGACTCGCTTTGATGTTGCGTATGCAGTATTAGTTGAGAACGAAAGCAAAATAACTGTTGCTCTGTTTGAAGTCAACAAAAGTAATATTAAATTCTATTGGCTTCACATGGGGCCTTATGACGCTTGGCATTCAGAAACCCCCAATAGACAGACATTCCTAAGCATGGAGCTCTCAGAAATAGTTCTGAAATTATCAGCTAAGAAAAAAGTTGAGTATTTTGACTACGCTATGATGAATTACATCTGGTACATGCTTTACAACAAATACACCGAAAAATTCGATGAAATGTACGAGAGTGTTGCTCAGTACAACATAACAAATGCAACAATGCCTCAAGTGAGAGAATACAAGTCATTGGCAGAATATCACTACCAAAAAGGCTGGCAGTACGGACATCCGATTAGGGGACGCATACAGGCTTTGCCACATATGAGGAGGGCTTACATAAATGTAAAGAAAGCCTATGTTCTGCTTGATTATTCATTAAGAGGCCTTAAACACTGGCAGGCGTTGGAAGACAATGATTTAGCGGCTTTAATGCAACAGAATGCTGAGAATTCAACCCTCTACTGGATAGGAGGACCGCTCAACGGTACATACAATGGAGTAAGCGAGATAGAGGCAACATGGAGCAAATTCTTTGCAGGGACCAATGTAATAGATGTTGGAATATACAATATAACGCTCGCAAAAAGCGAAGAGGGCATGACAGGAATAAAAGCAATTGTCATAGTAACAACACAAGAAGGAAAACAAATCCCATTGAGATACGAGATTTACTTCAAAGGTGACGAGATAATTGAAGAATGGTGGACAATTGACCTATCAGTGCTCAAAACCATAAGCGGTTGA